From Aspergillus fumigatus Af293 chromosome 3, whole genome shotgun sequence, a single genomic window includes:
- the sidG gene encoding GNAT family N-acetyltransferase, which translates to MTIKAQPTLHTARLELVPLGHEHREFTMKLDMDPEVMKMVAFGRPFTEDEAIQVHTWLMNCATSVPGFGTWVGFAEGEFVGWWVLAPVPTTENPKSFRTDRTEYGFRVSPKFWGQGYAKEGAREMVRYAFEELGLAEVIGETMTINMASRAVMAGCGLTHVETFFNKYDTPPPGIEEGEVRYSITREEWLRMQKPSMTRSRWFPAFASWLPRLLLSRLWSYIFQGRRLAAGAASP; encoded by the coding sequence ATGACAATCAAGGCTCAGCCCACTCTGCACACTGCCCGCCTGGAGCTGGTCCCCCTGGGCCATGAGCATCGCGAGTTCACCATGAAGTTGGACATGGACCCCGAGGTCATGAAGATGGTCGCCTTCGGCCGGCCATTTACCGAAGACGAAGCAATCCAGGTTCATACCTGGCTGATGAACTGCGCAACGTCGGTGCCTGGCTTCGGAACCTGGGTCGGCTTTGCCGAAGGCGAGTTCGTGGGTTGGTGGGTATTGGCTCCCGTCCCCACGACGGAGAACCCCAAGAGCTTCAGGACCGATCGAACGGAGTATGGCTTCCGAGTCTCGCCGAAGTTCTGGGGCCAAGGGTACGCGAAGGAGGGGGCTCGGGAGATGGTTCGCTATGCCTTCGAGGAACTGGGTCTGGCCGAGGTGATTGGCGAGACGATGACTATCAACATGGCTTCGCGGGCGGTGATGGCCGGGTGCGGGTTGACGCACGTTGAGACCTTCTTCAACAAGTACGATACTCCACCGCCAGGCATTGAGGAGGGAGAGGTACGGTATTCGATCACTAGGGAGGAATGGTTGCGGATGCAAAAGCCCAGCATGACTCGAAGTCGCTGGTTTCCGGCTTTCGCCAGCTGGCTGCCCCGATTGCTCCTGTCCAGGCTCTGGTCCTATATTTTCCAAGGGCGTAGGCTCGCAGCTGGGGCGGCCAGCCCCTGA